One window from the genome of Diospyros lotus cultivar Yz01 chromosome 11, ASM1463336v1, whole genome shotgun sequence encodes:
- the LOC127812795 gene encoding uncharacterized protein LOC127812795 yields the protein MQGILDLQKLLGEYLVILCMQRCQQLYDWHFIYLECIALFLTQIEESLEMIQSRAGQQMSTLTGFFAYCAGSEDECPFTYQEFPQHYVWLKSEKRWKSRERGYAIGKMYFTSPNCGERFYLRLLLTVVKGPKSFRSLRTVDNVVHDTFKLACVARGLLEDDEEWIQCLKEAAVMKTGYQLRRLFNIILTQCSPLNPCALWNQFSTHICDDLAHKIRTLFAISNPTGAQIEDYGLHLLNQMLHESGKSLIDFPPMPQVIGNWSAVVGKTFLYNTIALKCRNLGHIVITVASSGIASLLLVGGRTAHSTFSIPLDVLENSNCGLSKQSLQAELFRETKLIVWDEVPKQHRHCVEAVDCTLRDICDSEKPFGGITVVLGGDFRQILPVIPKGVREQIVNTSLRHSILWKHIHILTLDLNMLLNHEGLENANFANFLMEIGTNPQEIVNLPSTIHKCQDLNELLSTVYPRLNMIETSTPTFLTERTILSARNDDVSDINTTALNIFPGRLYTYLAANKMSGDNEIDPTITNRYPNEYLNSLDPPGLPTFKLELKVGCPIILLRNIAPKDGLCNGTRLMVIRCDTRIIEAQILTGEKFGNLAFIPRISLAPSSSEMPFQMTRRQFPIRLAYALTINKSQGQSVKFVGVDLRIPVFTMDNYMWHYPDVRHLIV from the exons ATGCAAGGTATATTGGACCTCCAGAAGTTGCTTGGCGAATATTTGGTCATCCTTTGCATGCAGAGATGCCAACAGTTATACGATTGGCACTTCATTTACCTGGAATGCATCGCGTTGTTTTTAACCCAGATAGAAGAGTCGTTAGAAATGATTCAATCTAGAGCTGGTCAACAAATGTCAACTCTTACTGGCTTTTTTGCATATTGTGCTGGCAGTGAAGATGAATGTCCATTCACTTATCAAGAATTTCCACAGCATTATGTTTGGCTCAAGTCAGaaaagagatggaaatcaagagaaagggGATATGCAATTGGTAAAATGTACTTTACTAGCCctaattgtggtgaaagatTTTATCTGCGTTTGTTACTAACTGTTGTCAAAGGACCAAAGTCGTTTCGGTCTTTACGCACGGTCGATAATGTtgtgcatgatacatttaaattagcATGTGTTGCAAGGGGGCttttagaagatgatgaagaatggatACAATGCTTGAAAGAGGCTGCAGTTATGAAAACTGGATATCAATTGAGGAGATTGTTTAATATTATTCTCACCCAGTGTTCTCCACTAAATCCATGTGCATTATGGAATCAATTCTCAACGCATATATGTGATGACCTTGCACATAAGATTCGTACGTTGTTTGCCATTTCTAACCCAACTGGTGCTCAAATTGAAGATTATGGTCTCCATCTTTTGAATCAAATGCTTCATGAATCAGGCAAAAGTTTAATTGACTTCCCACCCATGCCACAAGTTATTGGAAATTGGAGTGCAGTAGTTG GGAAAACATTTTTGTACAATACGATAGCATTAAAATGTCGCAACCTTGGGCATATCGTTATTACTGTGGCTTCATCTggaattgcatcattgttactgGTCGGAGGTCGTACTGCACATTCAACATTTTCCATCCCGTTAGATGTGTTGGAAAATTCAAATTGTGGGCTTAGCAAACAATCATTGCAAGCTGAGTtatttagagaaacaaaactCATAGTTTGGGATGAAGTTCCGAAGCAACATAGACATTGTGTTGAGGCGGTTGATTGTACATTGAGGGATATTTGTGATAGTGAAAAGCCATTTGGGGGTATTACTGTTGTTCTTGGTGGAGACTTTCGACAAATCTTACCAGTTATACCCAAAGGAGTTCGTGAGCAAATTGTGAATACATCATTAAGACATTCTATTCTATGGAAGCATATACATATCTTAACTTTGGATTTGAATATGCTCTTGAATCATGAAGGCCttgaaaatgctaattttgcaaatttcttGATGGAG atTGGGACCAATCCTCAAGAAATCGTTAACCTTCCATCAACAATACACAAATGTCaagatttgaatgaattactctCTACAGTTTACCCACGGTTGAACATGATAGAGACGTCAACCCCAACATTTTTAACTGAACGCACAATTCTGTCTGCGCGTAACGATGATGTTAGTGACATCAATACTACTGCGTTGAATATCTTTCCAGGGAGATTATATACTTATCTTGCAGCAAATAAAATGTCTGGAGATAATGAAATTGATCCTACCATTACAAATAgatatcctaatgaatatttaaattctttGGATCCTCCTGGGTTGCCAACTTTTAAGTTAGAGTTGAAGGTGGGTTGTCCTATAATATTGTTGAGAAACATTGCACCGAAAGATGGACTATGTAATGGTACAAGATTGATGGTTATTAGGTGTGACACTCGCATAATTGAAGCTCAAATTTTAACTGGAGAAAAGTTTGGTAATTTGGCATTTATACCAAGGATATCTTTGGCACCATCTTCTTCAGAAATGCCTTTCCAAATGACAAGACGTCAATTTCCTATCCGATTGGCATATGCGTTGACCATTAATAAATCTCAAGGACAATCTGTGAAATTTGTTGGGGTTGATTTGCGCATACCAGTGTTTACCATGGACAATTATATGTGGCATTATCCAGATGTACGTCATTTGATCGTATAA